In the Motacilla alba alba isolate MOTALB_02 chromosome 6, Motacilla_alba_V1.0_pri, whole genome shotgun sequence genome, ATTGATAAAATGGGTTGTGCACCTTTACTACCTCACAGAGGGGCACTTTCTCCAGCCCTAAAAGATGACGGCTGTAGAGCTTTTCTACCTTGCACATTTTACAGcctttatttcaaaacacaggcagcagccctcCGCTGCCACAGCACAAGGGTGCAGCCACCCCCTATTTCCCTCTGTcgcacagcactgccagtgccagcGGGTCACCCTGCACCCTGTTCTGCCCAGTGGGCCGCCCTGCATCGCTTGCTGAATCCCTGCTTTCCAAACCATGCCATGCCAGTGGCCAAGGGGATTCACTGTCCTGCTTCAGCTGAGACACCAGGCCAGGCGCAGTCCTGACAGCTCCCGTTCCCCCTGGAGCGTGGGGCTGGCATGATGCCAAGAAATGGGTACATAACTCAGGCAGGTTCCCACCCCGATCCCCTAAGCGATCATAGCAGAGCACACCACGACTGCAAGGGTAGAGTCCATAAATCCCAGCCAGCTCAGTCGATAAAAAGTGCTCATTCCGACAATTTTATAGGGAAGATGGATTCACGGCAGGTAAGGGGGTGCTGCCATAGCGGCTGGATGCTGGCGGAGGGTACAGCTGAGTTATGGAGCTCACGGGAcaagccagcactgccagcagagcctcctgccctgccatcaCCCCCATGCAGGGCAGCACACTCATCAGGCACCCTGCGCCTGCTCGGGGGAAGCAAGGGAGCCATTCCCAGGCAGGATaaagccctgcagtgctgcttgagggagcagagcactcaggcagtgccaggcaccGGGAAGATGATtagagagcaggagcacagagtgCCCGAGCAGCCCTTGACCTTCACAAATCACCAGGTGTGGCGAGGCAGGAAGGACAGGAGCCGtctggcagcagggctcagccacGCAGCAGGCACGGCTCAACAggtccccagcactgccagcccagcacacagcgtgccagcagctccccagccgTGGGGCAGGACAGCGAGTGGGAGCCACAGTGaggtccccagccctggcaggcatCCTGGGGAGGGTTCGCtgatggatggacagacagacgATAAGGAAAATGACGCCTGTCCATCACATCTCACTGCTCTCTGAAGACACACTCCTGCCAGAGCAGGtcagaggggctgtggctgctggcttacaccacagccctgggcacgCACGCATCGCGGCCCCTGCCAAGCCACACCGCCTGATGGAGAGtccacagagcctgcagggaaaCGGTCACAGCGCTTAATTACTCTGTGCTCAAACTGATTTCTACTCTGAATTTGTCTGGTTTCAGCTTCCAGCCAATGGTGCTCACTAcggtgtttttttcctgctagaTTAAGGAGCCATCCACTATCAGAAATCTCTCCCCCACAGAGAACGTCATAAATCTTGCTCTCTGCCAGCTATCTGCATTGCATAAGGATTCAGTTTCGAGGAAGACATTActaattttcttgttctttatgTTAATTAACAACAGCTCCCTCTTTCCAAGAGCCTGCGCCCTCCCCAAGCAGCTACATCCACCTGCTGGGAGCTCAGAGGGCTCAGGAAGCACGAGGCGCCATGTAGGAATCTGCAGGGAACAAAGATGGCAACTTTTAATAATTCCCTATTTCAGATTCTTTTTCACTCATTTTGGGAAGCTCCCTGGAAAGCTCAAACTTGTCTCAGAGCTTGTGCCAATACAGATCCTCCTTGGAGTGAGAACCTGTACTGCACAGCACAACCTTGCCCACAGCATCCTATGGTTGCACCTTCCATGACCTTCCTCCCCCGAGGACAAAGCCACGCCAGTGGCATCAGCCCACAGAAAGCCAGAGCCAGCTGCACCAGCTgtctcagagcagcagtgctgtcctCCTCGCACCAGCACGCAGCACCATCTCCAGTCTGGAGGGTGAGGGACAGCGGCTCAGGGGAGCACAGCCACGCAAGGATGGGAATACCCAGCGCCCTTCCACATCCCCCCAAACGCGAGCCCTCTGTGTCCCACTGTCTCAGCACCGTGCCAGGCTCCAAGAGGACGCATCAGCCCAAGCAAGGCCTTGCAGACAAGGTGGGATCTGTGATCTGTGCCCCTCAGTAGGAGTGCTCTTGAGTTAATGTGATCCCTTCATAGATGCTGTTATCAAGGCACCACCCATCACTTCACACCCTGCTTCCAGCTAGGGGTAGGCAGACGCTGGATGTAACAATATTaatgttgtttgtttcttcaggTACATTACGCCATTTGGAAAATTACCAGTTTGACACTACTGATTTAAAACGCAATAAGGGATATCCAGCCTTGCTGCAGGAACTGAGCTTTCCTCATGAATGGCAGCAAAATGGTGTGGGTCCTGGCACTAAGCAGCCAACTGTAGTAAATAGTAAATTCAGCAGCATGTGTGCAGGAGGGAATGGCAATGAGCCACAGCTGATTAAGAAGCCATAGTTTCCAGGAAACATCCTGTTGCTGTTTCAACGGGATCCCATACATCTCAGCCCATGTCTTTATCAGCAGCCCGGGTTTCATGAGAGTGCAGTTGCAGTTTACAGCACTTCAGCAGGTTTTACTGGGCACTCTTTATGTACTACAGAGGGATGATTAccccagccttccccagcaacgcaggatgggatgggacagaTGGGGAAGATGGAGATGCCAGGTGTTTTGGTAGCACAGGGGAAGGCTGGCTCTaagagcaggcagcacagccagctaGGCTGACCATGCCCTGGGTGCAGCCCACCCACACCGTGGACCAGAGAACACAGGAACAGACATCCCCCACATCCCAGCGGGCACCAGTCTCCAACCCTGCCAATCCCCACAAACACTGGCTTGCAGGAAGTACCTCCTCCAGCAGGCGTGGGTCCAGGCAGTCCCCATCATCGTTGAacagcacatcccagctctcctcagcaCCTGGGCTGGTCTGGCTCAGGGTTTCAGCATTGGCACTGGTCTGTCCTTCCTTAggggagctgctgtgaagagctctctcttctttctcagcCTCCTGGTGCTTCTGCAGCAAGCCCACATCCTCATCTGGCTTTGCCAGCTCCTTGGCCCAGGACGCAGGTGAGATGCCCTCCATgccatggcacagctgctctAGGGGCACTGGGGGCTCACAGCTTTCCAGAGGTGCTCCCTCCCACGGGCTGCTCTCAGATGCAGCACTGCTATGTGTGCAGGCAGAAGTGCTGCCCGCTTCCACTACAGCAGGCACCAGGTCACCCTCCCCAGTGGGATCCCCGGCACCAGCAGCGCTCTCCTCTGTGGCAGGcgggagctgggatgggctgcCCGTGCCCTGCTGCGGAACATCGCCCACGGTGCCCCCCAGGAGCACACGCTCACAGCTGGCTCCTGGTGCACACAAGGTTCTTTCCTCAGcaagctcagctctgcttccccacgtctcctcttcctctggcaCCGCAGTGGCACAAcccccactctgctctgccaggacagacctctcctcctccctctcctcctcccaggcTTTCGGACCCACTGTCTCCTCCAGCAACTGGGGCACCCTGCCATGGTTGCCCATCCCTGCTGACTGCAGGACAGCCTCTCCCAGGCTTTGGGAGACGTCTCCAGCCGGATCTAGGGTGCTGTCCCCCAAGTGCTCCAACATGCCACTCAGGCCTGTCTGACAAACCAGTGTTGGGCTAGCAGCGGGTGTTGGGCTAGTGGTGTCATCCCCAGGCTCAGAGGTAGCCttcacagccccagcctgggcattCTGTGTGGATGGAGGGTCAGGCTCAGTCCTTATCATCCTGTGGTTGTGGCAGAGCTCTCCAGGTTCTTCGTGAGATGCTTtgtcctgcctgtcccagcgCTGAGCAACAGCTGGATCAGGGCACGGCTCACACACGCTGGGTGATGCCTCCGGGCTTTCCAGTGCAATAGGGCAGCTGCCTCTCGTCCTATGGCCGTGCCTGGCAGAGGCTGTCCGCAGCTCCTTTGGGCCGGCATCCACCTTGTTCTCTCTCCTTGCCgctctgcctgcctgggttCTGGCACGGGGGCTTCGCCTCTGCCCCTCGCTGCTGgcccagccaggct is a window encoding:
- the R3HCC1L gene encoding coiled-coil domain-containing protein R3HCC1L — translated: MQQEAEGGRVRRRKPDMALYVPKARREREAQAAGDTRAGHRREPESHGREPESHRLLQEPGWASSEGQRRSPRARTQAGRAARRENKVDAGPKELRTASARHGHRTRGSCPIALESPEASPSVCEPCPDPAVAQRWDRQDKASHEEPGELCHNHRMIRTEPDPPSTQNAQAGAVKATSEPGDDTTSPTPAASPTLVCQTGLSGMLEHLGDSTLDPAGDVSQSLGEAVLQSAGMGNHGRVPQLLEETVGPKAWEEEREEERSVLAEQSGGCATAVPEEEETWGSRAELAEERTLCAPGASCERVLLGGTVGDVPQQGTGSPSQLPPATEESAAGAGDPTGEGDLVPAVVEAGSTSACTHSSAASESSPWEGAPLESCEPPVPLEQLCHGMEGISPASWAKELAKPDEDVGLLQKHQEAEKEERALHSSSPKEGQTSANAETLSQTSPGAEESWDVLFNDDGDCLDPRLLEELSGGEKHQESLQSPRFNYYGAEPAAPDISDDELPHVIEIYDFPSDFRTEDLMRVFCSYQKKGFDIKWVDDTHALGIFSSPITARDALSTKHLMVKTRPLSQGTRASKAKARAYAEYLQPAKERPETSAVLARRLVIGALGVRSKQTPAQRDAERRKLQEAQERKRLENKQREDAWEGRD